In the Bacillota bacterium LX-D genome, one interval contains:
- a CDS encoding M50 family metallopeptidase: MKIAELWGVKIIINDFFLLLILAYGMLGVLPQVFIIFTLILIHEMAHIRVAVQAGIKVKEIELYPFGGVARVEGVLQSNPQLEMRVALAGPFMNFLLWTLGFIIHSNFHWQGSLYHCFMQANLTMGLFNLLPVLPLDGGRILRAYWAKKSGDLQKATWQVALWGKYCAAALIIGGLISFALHYTDLMAVITALFIFIASRKEEEASQYIFLRFLLRKNQEISSKGLLPLKCFSALDTLQIKEIITKFSPNMYHLVIVLDKKGNFKARITEHELLRAFFQLGGSCTLGKMIQG, from the coding sequence ATGAAAATCGCTGAGTTATGGGGAGTAAAAATAATTATTAATGATTTTTTTCTGCTTTTAATTTTGGCCTACGGAATGCTTGGAGTATTGCCGCAGGTATTTATTATTTTTACCCTAATATTAATTCATGAAATGGCTCATATTAGGGTTGCGGTTCAGGCAGGAATAAAAGTTAAGGAAATTGAGCTCTACCCTTTCGGAGGCGTTGCTCGAGTTGAGGGAGTACTACAAAGCAACCCTCAACTGGAAATGAGAGTTGCTCTTGCCGGCCCCTTTATGAATTTTTTATTGTGGACTTTAGGCTTTATTATCCATAGTAATTTTCATTGGCAAGGAAGTTTGTACCACTGTTTTATGCAGGCCAATTTAACTATGGGATTGTTCAACCTTCTTCCGGTATTACCTTTAGACGGGGGCAGGATTTTAAGAGCATACTGGGCTAAAAAAAGTGGGGATTTACAAAAGGCTACCTGGCAAGTTGCTCTTTGGGGAAAGTACTGCGCCGCAGCTTTAATTATAGGTGGTTTAATTAGTTTTGCATTACACTATACTGACCTAATGGCTGTTATTACAGCACTTTTCATTTTTATTGCTTCCCGCAAGGAAGAGGAGGCATCCCAATACATTTTCCTGCGCTTTTTGCTGAGAAAAAACCAGGAAATCAGCAGCAAAGGATTACTGCCTCTTAAATGTTTTAGTGCTTTAGATACTTTACAAATAAAGGAAATAATTACAAAATTCAGTCCAAATATGTATCATCTAGTTATTGTTTTAGATAAAAAGGGAAATTTTAAAGCTAGGATAACAGAACATGAGCTGTTAAGAGCTTTTTTTCAATTAGGTGGTTCCTGTACTTTGGGAAAAATGATCCAAGGCTAG